From the genome of Proteus vulgaris, one region includes:
- a CDS encoding FGGY-family carbohydrate kinase — MEQQYFIGVDVGSASVRAAVFDSNGKRLGFSVRPIAQFRPKTDFVEQSSTDIWQQVCTTVKESVALSAIDPIHVKSIGFDATCSLVAVDKEGKGLSVSPSGNAEQDIIMWMDHRAVQETVTINLTNDPSLRYVGGEVSIEMELPKILWLKNHYPERYQNVWRFFDLADFLVWKATSGDVASTCTLTCKWNYLAHQGQFSESLLADVGLDELLEKVPQTILALGEQAGCLDEAVANAFGLHTGVIVASGIIDAHAGGLALTASQPEGSLAIISGTSNCHMIVSQYPIMVPGVWGPYFGAMLPELWLNEGGQSAAGALVEWSIRRHESWAELEQEANEKGVNYYALLNEAVAELEENEQYPTTQFHVLADHHGNRSPRANPAAKGMVSGLTLESGRVALARYYLATLQSIAYGTRHIIDTLEDAGHQINRIVMCGGATKNPLWLREYANATGREIHLAQEEDAVNLGAALLGAVACKAFDDFSKAASAMVREGGIITPDSDTFAFHQAKYQVYLQMYQDQQRYNEMMSDC, encoded by the coding sequence ATGGAACAACAATATTTTATTGGCGTTGATGTTGGCTCAGCCAGTGTCCGTGCAGCGGTATTTGATAGCAATGGAAAGCGTTTAGGCTTTTCTGTTCGCCCTATTGCCCAATTCCGTCCTAAAACGGATTTTGTTGAGCAATCATCCACCGATATTTGGCAGCAGGTGTGCACTACCGTAAAAGAGTCGGTGGCGTTATCTGCTATTGATCCTATCCATGTGAAATCTATCGGTTTTGATGCCACTTGTTCTTTGGTTGCTGTGGATAAAGAAGGTAAAGGACTTTCTGTTTCGCCAAGCGGTAACGCTGAACAAGATATCATCATGTGGATGGATCACCGGGCTGTACAAGAAACGGTCACCATCAATCTGACCAATGATCCTTCACTGCGATATGTCGGTGGTGAAGTGAGTATCGAAATGGAATTGCCAAAAATTCTGTGGTTAAAAAATCATTACCCAGAACGTTATCAAAATGTATGGCGATTCTTTGATTTAGCTGACTTTTTAGTTTGGAAAGCAACATCAGGAGATGTAGCAAGTACCTGCACATTAACCTGTAAATGGAACTATTTAGCACATCAGGGACAATTTAGTGAGAGTTTGTTAGCCGATGTAGGTTTGGATGAATTATTAGAAAAAGTACCACAAACCATTCTGGCATTAGGTGAACAAGCAGGTTGTTTAGATGAGGCGGTTGCCAATGCATTTGGCTTGCACACAGGGGTCATTGTTGCTTCAGGCATTATTGACGCACATGCAGGTGGCTTGGCATTAACAGCATCACAACCTGAAGGTAGTTTGGCAATTATCAGTGGTACGTCTAACTGCCATATGATTGTGAGCCAATATCCAATTATGGTACCCGGCGTTTGGGGTCCTTATTTTGGCGCGATGTTACCCGAGTTATGGCTAAACGAAGGCGGCCAAAGTGCTGCTGGTGCGTTAGTTGAATGGTCTATCCGCCGTCATGAATCATGGGCTGAATTAGAGCAAGAAGCGAATGAAAAAGGCGTTAACTACTATGCCTTATTAAACGAAGCTGTCGCTGAATTGGAAGAAAATGAACAATATCCAACCACACAGTTTCATGTTTTAGCTGACCATCATGGCAATCGTTCTCCGCGCGCCAATCCTGCGGCAAAAGGCATGGTAAGCGGGTTAACACTGGAAAGTGGTCGTGTTGCATTGGCTCGTTATTATCTTGCGACACTGCAATCTATTGCTTATGGCACACGCCATATTATTGACACACTTGAAGATGCTGGACATCAAATCAATCGCATCGTGATGTGTGGTGGAGCAACGAAAAATCCATTGTGGCTACGCGAATATGCCAATGCGACAGGTCGTGAAATTCATTTAGCACAAGAAGAAGATGCGGTGAATTTAGGGGCTGCATTACTAGGTGCTGTAGCGTGTAAAGCCTTTGATGATTTCTCAAAAGCTGCCAGTGCAATGGTGAGAGAAGGTGGCATTATTACACCAGATAGCGACACGTTTGCCTTCCATCAAGCTAAATATCAAGTTTATTTGCAGATGTATCAAGATCAGCAACGTTATAACGAAATGATGTCAGATTGTTGA
- a CDS encoding ABC transporter ATP-binding protein yields the protein MLLNVENISKFYTQRNNTLFGEKVKVIDALSFNINTQETFGLVGESGSGKSTLARLICGLELPDSGAIYLNNKSVTKRLHRQGIISIVFQDYTTSVNPTLTVGEIIAEPVKIVDPSIHHQALEKLIFAFLDKVGLPKNCYRRYIYELSGGQAQRVCLCRALASYPKLIVLDEALSSLDIPTQVQILDLLKQLKEEFQLSYLFISHDIQTVAYFCDKVMFFLQGKKIELCEVDNLGNVAHDYSKKLIQSVI from the coding sequence ATGTTATTAAACGTTGAGAATATCAGTAAGTTTTATACTCAAAGGAATAACACTTTATTCGGTGAGAAAGTGAAGGTTATTGATGCTCTTTCTTTTAATATAAATACCCAAGAAACTTTTGGTTTAGTGGGGGAAAGTGGCAGTGGTAAAAGCACCTTAGCACGTTTAATTTGTGGATTAGAATTACCAGATAGTGGTGCTATCTATTTGAATAATAAATCAGTGACAAAACGACTTCATCGTCAAGGTATTATTAGTATTGTTTTCCAAGATTATACAACATCTGTTAATCCCACATTAACGGTTGGCGAAATTATTGCTGAGCCAGTAAAAATAGTGGACCCAAGTATTCATCATCAGGCATTAGAAAAGCTGATTTTTGCTTTTTTAGATAAAGTGGGATTACCTAAAAATTGTTATCGGCGTTATATATATGAACTGTCAGGTGGGCAGGCACAACGGGTATGTTTATGTCGTGCATTAGCTTCTTACCCTAAATTGATTGTATTAGATGAAGCGCTTAGCTCGCTAGATATTCCTACCCAAGTACAGATATTAGATTTATTAAAACAGTTAAAAGAAGAATTCCAATTATCTTATCTTTTTATCAGTCATGATATTCAAACGGTTGCTTACTTTTGCGATAAAGTTATGTTCTTTTTACAAGGTAAGAAAATTGAATTATGTGAGGTAGATAATCTAGGTAATGTTGCGCATGATTATTCTAAAAAACTTATTCAATCTGTTATCTAA
- a CDS encoding ABC transporter ATP-binding protein — MNNLLTLEHVSVIHQESGKKLIDDVSFSIKQGRTLAIVGESGSGKSVISKAIMGLLPEQLAISGEIFFAGKKISDEAFSQHRALLGTSLGLIVQNGMSAFDPLMKIGKQISQTLIYHFSYTKKQALEETQLALSHVFPHQFQSIIQAFPHQLSGGQLQRVMIAIALALSPKLLIADEPTTALDAPLRREILKLLQLVVTTHHSTLIFISHDLGLVNEIADDIVVMQGGKMVEFGDKTTVLTSPTQEYTRYLINARRQLSLRFEQLINKKTY, encoded by the coding sequence ATGAACAACTTACTGACGCTTGAGCATGTTTCTGTTATTCATCAAGAAAGCGGAAAAAAGCTGATTGATGATGTCTCTTTCTCGATAAAGCAAGGACGCACATTAGCGATTGTCGGAGAAAGTGGTAGTGGAAAAAGTGTGATCAGCAAAGCCATTATGGGATTACTGCCTGAACAATTAGCAATATCAGGGGAGATTTTTTTTGCAGGAAAGAAAATCAGTGATGAGGCCTTTTCTCAACATCGAGCTTTATTGGGAACATCTTTAGGTTTGATTGTTCAAAATGGCATGAGTGCGTTTGATCCTTTGATGAAAATAGGCAAGCAAATTAGCCAAACGTTAATCTACCATTTTTCCTATACTAAAAAGCAAGCTCTAGAAGAAACTCAGTTGGCATTATCTCATGTTTTTCCTCATCAATTTCAATCTATTATACAGGCGTTCCCTCATCAATTAAGCGGCGGACAACTACAACGAGTGATGATTGCGATTGCGCTCGCCTTGTCACCTAAACTATTAATTGCTGATGAACCCACAACAGCACTTGATGCACCTCTTCGTCGAGAGATTTTAAAATTGCTCCAGCTTGTCGTAACGACTCATCACTCAACGCTGATTTTTATTTCCCATGACTTAGGGCTCGTGAATGAAATTGCCGATGATATTGTCGTGATGCAAGGGGGGAAAATGGTTGAGTTTGGTGATAAAACAACCGTTTTAACATCTCCAACACAGGAATATACGCGTTATTTAATTAATGCACGGCGACAGCTTTCATTACGTTTCGAGCAATTGATTAATAAAAAAACATATTAA